GTTGTGGATCACGTCGCGGACCCGGTCCTCGGACGTGAACGTCACCTCCGCGATCTTGCCTGGGGTCATGGCCTGCGCGGAGAGCAGGATCATCTGCGCCCGCCGCCACGTCACCACCGACCCCGACGAACGGCGCACGATCCGCAACAGCCGCTGCCCCTCGTCCGGATCGATCTCCCGGACCCGCACCCGTTCCGCCACACCACAGATCATCAGCCGGACAGCCAGGCCTCTGCGGGACCCGACCCGGCGCGCCCTCACAACGGGCAAACCTTCACGGATGCGGCACTAGAAAACGCACAGTCCGCTGAGACGCCGGCCGCGGGATCGTGGGAACGGGCCCGGCCGGGCCGGGTCGGGTGACGCGGCCGGCCGGCGTGCCCCGTCGGGCGTCCCGCGGAACCGGGCCGGCCGTGCGGGCTGCGGCCGGCGGGTGGTCCGGCGGGTGGTCCGGTGGGGCTCCCCGGTCAGGGCAGGTGGTGATCAGGTGAAACTGAGGTCCATGACCTGATAGAACGCGTTTCCGGTGTCGGCCACCTCCCAGACGGCCAGGATCGCGTGATACCCGCGACGGGCCGGCAGCGGCAACGTGTGCATGGTCGGGTCGGGCGGGATGAGCTCGTCACTCGACCAGTAGGGCTGCGCCGAGTTCTCGACCCGGTAGAAGGGTTCTGATTCGAACTGGGCCCGGGTGAGCGGGGTATTCGGATCCCACCCTTCCCGGGTGATGAAATAGTTCCAGCGTCGGGTTCGGTGTGCCGCGTGATAATGCCAGGTGACGGTCAGGTTCTGCCCCGCCCGCACCGGGTGCTTCGTCCAGTTGCGGCCGGGATCGTCCAGTATGGCGGCGAAATCGTGGCCCGCACTGGCGATTCTCCCGTCCGCGGGTGGTTGGCTGCTGGGGATGTCGTCCGGGGCCAGTGGGTCCCGTATTCCGGCTTCCGTGTGCGGGAAGAACTTGCCGGATTCAAGTCCGGCGGCCTGCCACGCCTCCAGAATCTGGGAACGGCAGGGCGGATCGGTAATCAGGCCATGGCGCGCACCGCGCTCTACTTTGGTCATGAATCGAGGGTAGTTCCGAAATCAATGTTTCGCCGTTCGGTGGCCCGTTATCGGCCGACCGGCGACTAATATTCTCGCCGGCCCGGTCGGGGCCGGTGCTCGAGGATCGCCGCCAGCGCCCGCAGGTGGGGCTCCCAGCGGTCCCCGGCCGCCTGGGTGGACATCGCCCGGACGAG
The Parafrankia discariae genome window above contains:
- a CDS encoding lytic polysaccharide monooxygenase auxiliary activity family 9 protein, which encodes MTKVERGARHGLITDPPCRSQILEAWQAAGLESGKFFPHTEAGIRDPLAPDDIPSSQPPADGRIASAGHDFAAILDDPGRNWTKHPVRAGQNLTVTWHYHAAHRTRRWNYFITREGWDPNTPLTRAQFESEPFYRVENSAQPYWSSDELIPPDPTMHTLPLPARRGYHAILAVWEVADTGNAFYQVMDLSFT